The Legionellales bacterium genome contains the following window.
AGTTTCAGTAATGCTCCACGCCATAAAGGAAAATCCTGATATTGAAATTTTTTTCGGCGCATTTTTTTAATGAAATTTTCAGCACAGTGCTGCGGATTTTCTGTATTGCTTAAATCAATTAAGGTATAAGAAAAATATTCAGGAATGATCACCATGTTCATAGTCTGTTGAGAAAAGGGTGAATTAATATCTCTGCGCGTTGGCTCTTGATTAGATACTTCAAAATGCGCATGTAAACTATCATGACGCTGAATCAGCGCTGTAAATGCGCGATTAAATTTTTTTTCGTCGAGTGCACCACATAATTCTATTTGAATGGCCACTTGATATAAACAACGTTGCACATCCTCTTGTTCACACAGCCACAAACGTTGTTGAATACTGCTGCTTGCATAATGCGTGGCGTTTAACTGTTGTGCAAGTTTGGTCAAGGTGAAGGGCATGGCAAGCCATGCCGCGAGATTTTGATTAGGCCACTCGTCGCGCAAGCGCATAATGATTAACGGTAGCGTTTTGGAATTGAGGCTAATCAGTTCATCGACTGAAAGTTGAGTACGCTGTAATTGCTGACTGAATATTTTCCACAATTTAAATTCTATGGCATTGGCTGGATGGCGCACGCTGGGCTGACATTCGAGAGTGCGTTGGTGTTTTTTTAACATAATGAACTCCGAGAAATCCCTGACTCAGATCCGAATTAAATAAAATCAACGTACAAATAAATAATTTTGTAGATAGTATAAGTTTAGTCTAATTGACATAAATTACCATCACAGGCAGATGAATTTGCTGGGCTAAAAAATGGCTAGATAAAAAATTTAGGATCTTGATTATAATCAAAGTGAACAAAGATAAAAAAATAGAAAATATAACTAAATAATATTGTAAATACTTATAAATATAATTTTCTCTGGATCCCGAGAAAGGTGTAATTCAATTAAAATAACTTCAATATGCGCTCGCAATGTTGCAGGATTTAGGTATAAAATATTCAGCAGATAGGTTCCACAGATAAGGTGACAAAATGGCAAAAAAACGCACGAGTCAAGAAGAATTAACCACGAAAGCTGCCGAATTATTTTCTGTGCGTGGCTATCAAAATACTTCAATTGCCGATATTGCTGGATTTTGTGGCATTCGTAAATCCAGTGTCTATCATTATTTTTCCAGTAAAGTGGAATTAGCAAAAACGACGGTAACTATTGAAACGCAGGCGCTCAAATTGTTAATTCAAACGGCCATGCAAATGGAATCTCCTTATTCGGCATTAAAAAATCTCACACAACATCTACAAAATATTTTATTTAATCAAACGCAAAATGGTGTTGTATTTAAATTAGCGATCGAATACACCAATCTCGATGGGGAATTAAAAGAATTAGTGCAAGCCTATTTTCAAGAATTACATCAAGCCTATAAAACTTTATTTAGCAAAATCCCTAGCGAAAATCCTAACCATGATGCCAGAGATTTAATCGATTTAGGCATGGGAAGCGCTCTCATGAATCCCATTTTAAAAGCTCATTCTGCTCAGCATCTGCTGGAAAAACTCGATCAACTCGTTGAAAAGGCTTCTGCACTCCACTAAGGTTTAATCGATCGCGCAGAGTTGTTGTGAATAAATTCACAAAAATCTTGAAAAATCGGATATTCAAAAACTGCGCGGATAGGGCAGTGAAGTTTAAGATCGCGCTGTAGTCTTGTCACGATTTGAACAGCTCGCAGTGAATGCCCCCCTAAATTAAAAAAATTATCGTTAGCTGTAATGGTGGGTCTATTTAAAATCTCTTGCCAGATGGCACCGATTTTATCTTCAAGGGTATGAGAACTGGTATTGCGAGTGAAATTAATGTGTTGTGTTGGAAGCGCTAGACGAGATGTGTCAATTTTTCCATTAACCGTTAACGGTAATTCATCGACGAAGATAATTTGCTGTGGGAGCATATAGCCTGCTAAACGTTGTTGTAAAAATTCAACAATAGCAGACAGCGATAGCTCAGTGGTATCCCCTACACAATAAGCAATAATTAAGGGTTCGGCATGTGTTTGCTGTAGCACCACATGGCATTGTTTAAGACGTGGATAGTTTAATAGACAGTGCTCAATTTCTTTTAATTCAATTCGAAAACCATGAAATTTAATTTGGCGATCATTTCTTCCCACAAATTCTAATTGTTGGTGCGCATTCCAGCGAACTAAATCACCGCTTTTAAAATAATGCAGTGTAGAAAATTGAGGTAATGTAATAAATTTTTCAGCCGTTAAATCGGGATTACCTAAATAACCTTCAGCAAGATGAGGGGCGCCAATATACAATTCACCGATTGCTCCTGGTGGTAATAACTGTTGATGGCTATCGAGTACTAAACATTGGCGATGAGTGATGGGTTTGCCTATTGGGATAATGCTTGGCAATGCCTCGTTTTTTCGTAGAGTGCAGGCAGTAGTTGCAACAATCGCTTCGGCAGGACCATAAAAATTAGTGAATTGAAAATGATTGGACGTATGTTGAAATAATGTGTTGACTAAATGAAGGGGAACCGTATCACCGCCTAAGGCTAAGTGATCTAACGATGCAAAAGCCGTTGGTAATTCCGCGATAATTTTTGCAAATAACGCTGGTGTTAAAATTAATTTATTAATGTGTTGTGATTGCAGCGTGCTGGCGAATTGATAGGGGTTTAACAAGCTTTCGGAGTTGAGTAAAAAAACCTGCGCGCCATGTGCTAAGGCCGACCACAACTCTATCACTGCACCGTCAAATGCCAAATTTAAAGCTTGTCCGACGGTATCATGAGAAGAAATATTAAAAGGTTGATTCGGTAAGATTAAATCCGCCAGTGCGGCGTGCGAAACCGGAATAAGCTTAGGTTCTCCTGTAGTACCGGAAGTAAAAATGGCGTAGCATAAACTTTGTTTTTTGGGTTGTAATAACAGCTTATCCGTTCCATCTAAGCAATTATCATCGGTCACCAATAATTCACAGCCAAGTTTTTTTAAGTCATCAGCAAATGCGGGTTGAGTTAATAATAGGGGGGCTTCAAGAAAATTTAAATAGTGTTGAATACGCTGTGGTGGCGAATTCAGGGCAATTGGAACATAAGCAAAGCCAGCTTTTAAAATGGCTAATATCATGATTATCGCTTCAACATTTTTATCGCTATAAAATGGAATAAAACAGGTGGTATCAGGCACTTTAGCTTGAATAATTTTGGCTAATTGTAGGGCATAATCATTTAATTCGGCATAAGTTAACGAGGTTTCTTCATCGCTTACGGCAAGCTGATGGGGGAAATTTTTCACATTTTTCTGGAATAAATCTAAAACAGTATGAGCAGGTGATTTTTTCGCTGGAATATTTGTGCCTAAAGCTAACAATCTCTGCCTATTTTTCGGCGAGATAAGTGGTAAATTGAAAAACGGCTGCGGCGTATGATGTTGAATTTCCCGATATAAAGTATAAAAACTTGAAATAAACTGTTGAATAATTTTAACAGGATATACTTGATGCGGATAATAGAGATGAATTTTTTTGATGATTGCATTCTCGCTGGTAATCACTAATTGTAAGCCCTCATAGTCGGGCACATTATCCATGTCACTAATCAGGCTTATTCTTGCTAAATACGAGGAGTGAGCTAGGGGGGGGGAATTAGTTTTATTTTCTGCGATAAAAATATTAACTTGATGTTCAAGGTTTTTTTTGTAATCGTTATAGTGCGTATTATGACGGACATCCACTTCAAGTGCTGTCGATAAATCCTCTTTCGTCATTAATACGCAGCCATCAATACGATCATGCCAGCGTAAACACAGCGCCATAAAGGTGCTAGTTATTTCAGCGATACTTAAGCGAGTTAAATAGGGTAACTTAAGTTTGGAATAAGATTTCGTTATTCTCATGATGGCACTAATCCTTGTGTGTGAAAATGGCTATAAACAGCTTGATGATTTAATATATTAGAATTTTCTAAAATTCTAATAATATTTTTTACCAAGGGATGATAATGACGAATCCGTAACGAATCATCATCGAGATAAATATCATTCATAATCAGTTTAATTTCATCTTTGGAAAAATCACAAGCATTTAAAATTTGTTCATCGAATGATTTTTGGATATCGGACTGCAAATAATGAATAATAAAATGAGGTAATACCGATCCCACGCTTAATTGATCTTGGCTTGTTAATTGCTCCCACAGCCACGTTAAAATATAGGAAAAAATATTAGCATGCCGACCTTCGTCACTTAAATGTTCGGCATTTAGCGTATTAAAATGAGGATTAACATGTTCATGATCTTGTTTAATTTCTACTAATGATTTGGTAATAGTATTTTCCGCAATACAGACCGCCATAATTTCTAAAGCATCTTGTAGTTTAGGATCTAGCAACGCTTGGCTTAATTGCAAACTTTGTGCGAATTGTAATTGTTGAGGGAGATTGAGCGGTGGAATATGGGTAAGATTTTCCATTTGCAGCATAAAATCTAAAGCCACATACGCATGATAAGTTTCATCCAGCACAATGGTTAAGGCATCAATTTTCAATGCTTGAGGAAATGAATAGTGATAATGATTATAAGCAATTTTATGCGCTACTTTATTCACGCATTCCATTTCAATCAGGGTAATATCATGCATAAATTTATACGCCGATTGCTGCAAAATATATTCGATGATAGAAGGTTTGCGTTGTTGCACTAAAGGATGAATGCAAAGTGGCTGGCGTTCGAGGGGAAAAAAATAGGGTTTTTCGGGATTTAATTGCAGGACATGATAAGGGCGGTTACGCACCGTGGCATTTTTTTCCCAAATACCTTGTTTGCTGCGATAAGCATTTGAAAATTCAAGGCTTGATCCTGCCACCTTGGCATGATTATCGTCCATGATGCTTCTCCCTTGCTAAGATAATAGCAATATAACAGCCTAATTTTGTATATTTATTATGAAGTATAGTTGTTATCGCTTGCTTTACCAGGCGGTTAAATTGCCTTATGCTCGGTTTGTTGCTAATATCCCGTTTTTATGTATTCTATAATCTAGTTAAGGGCGATAGCGTGGTGAATGAGCCAGAAAACTCCATCAATATCGATAGTGTCGAAGCAGAATTACAAGATTGGAAATCCATTCTTGATGCAGAAATTCGCGCGCAACGCATATTAGAATTTTTTCCCAAATTAGTTGAACGCAGTGATGATATTTTTTGGGTGCGTACCCCCGATTTATTACAACAAATCTATGTCAGTCCGGCATTTGAAAAAATATTTCAAGAAAAATGTGCCGATCTCTACCAAAATCCAGCCATCCTTGCCGAAAAAATTTTACCAGAAGATGCTGAAAAAATGTTTAATCAGCAGGTCGAAAAATTTATTCCTCAACATTTTCAGCGCAATGAACGATTTACCAATGATTATCGCATTTGTTTAAAGGACGGAGAAATTCGTTGGTTACGGGATTATAGTTTTCCGATTCAAAATGACGCGGGTAAATGCTTGGCAATTGCCGGAATTTGTCGTGATGTCACTGAAGAAAAATTACGCGAACACGAATTACAAGAGGCAAGAATGCGAGCCGAGGCTGCCAATATTGCTAAGGCAGAATTTTTAGCGACCATGAGTCATGAACTTCGCACACCTTTAAATATTATTTTAGGTATGGCAGATTTATTAAGCAACGATGAAATTACCCCAGAACAACAATTGCGTGCCAAGCATATTTATCGCGCCGGTAAAAATTTATTAACACTTATTAACGATGTCTTAGATTTTTCACGCCTCGAAGCCGGACGAATTCAATTTGAAAATTCGCAGTTCGATGTCTCGGGATTAATCGAAGATTTAATTGAAAGTTTTCAGGAGGCTAAAACCTCTGAACATCTTGAATTATCAGCTGAGCTTGATCCAGGCTTGCCAAAATTGGTCTATGGAGATGAAAATCGCGTCCGCCAAATTATTATTAACCTTCTCAGTAATGCCTTAAAATTTACTGAGCAAGGTTTTGTAAAAATTCGTGCGCGAGCAGAAAATTGCAATGAAAACAGCGTGACCGTGGTGTTTGAAGTGATAGACAGTGGGATCGGCATTCCTGAAATATCTCAGGACACTATTTTTGAGCGGTTTCATAAGCTCGATCAAAAACTGCAAAAACGCTATAATGGCGCGGGTTTAGGATTAGCAATTACCAAACAATTAGTGGAAAAAATGCAAGGAACGATTAGCGTCACGAGTCAAGTACACGTAGGTTCTACTTTTTCGGTACGCCTACCATTTGCACTTAATCCAATTCGTCAACGTTTTGGCCAGCCAGAAAATTTAATGGCGAAAATTCCCTTAAATTTACGAATTTTATTGGTTGAGGATGATGTCTTAAACCAGGAAATTATGTTGAGTTTGCTAAAGCCTTGCCAAGCAAAAATTGATTTTGCGCTCACAGGAGAATTAGCTTTAGAAATGCTAAAAAATCCTTATGATTTAATTTTACTCGATATTGATTTACCGGGAATAAGTGGGCTTGAAGTCTGCAAACGCTTCCGTAACTTGCAAGTAGCGCACCGAGAAATACCAGTTATTGCGGTCACGGCACATATTTTACCTGATGATCGTGAGCTTTATCGGGAGGCCGGAATTAATGAAATCGTCGCTAAGCCGATTATTAAAGAAAATTTATTCATGACTATTTTACATTGTGTCACAAATATTAATTGAGGTAGAGAAATGACAATCACCAAAGCAGATATTGCTAAATATTTATCAGAGCAAATGAACATTCCGCAAATTGAAGCAAAAGAATATATTGAGATTTTTCTCGATGAAATCAAATCGGTGCTAGAGCAGGGCGATAGCGTGAAATTACCAGGATTTGGTACCTTCGAGGTTCGTCATAAAAAATCGCGTATCGGTGGCAATTTGCGCGCGGGTGAAACTACCATCGTGAAAGCACGGAGTATTGTTTCATTTAAAGCCGGAAAAAATTTAAAAGCAAAACCCGTTTCTGAGGACGTGGATCACTCTGAAGTTACTTCTGCTTAATGAATCCGCATTCTAAGATATTAATTGTCGATGATGACGCGCTTATGCGTGAGTTACTCTGCGACTATTTGCAAAATGCCGGCTACTCGGCATTAACTGCCGCTTGCATTGAAGAAGGTTGGCAAATTATTCTCAACCAGCCGCAGCAAATTTCCACCCTTCTACTCGATCGCATGTTACCGGATGGCGATGGCTTATCCTTATTAAAACGTGTGCGCGAAATTCCTACTCTGGCAGGATTACCGATTATCACCATTTCAGCGGTGGGGGAAGCGGAACGCATTCGCGAAGGATTACAAGCCGGCACCTATTACTACCTAACCAAACCCGTCAATTCAGAAGTGCTCATCACGCTCATTCAAACGGCGCAACAAGATTGGCAAGATTATCAAAGCTTGCATCATGAAATTGCTAATCGTGCGGGTAGCATGCTTTTACTCGATAAAGCGCAATATCGTTTTAAAACCTTAGCAGAATCGCGGATGTTAGCGGTGAGTTTATCCAGTGCTTGCCCCCATCCTAATGATGTTGTTATCGGCTTATCGGATTTATTATTAAATGCCATTGAGCATGGTAATTTAGGCATTACCTATCGCGAAAAAACCAAATTATTAAAAGCCAATACCTGGCAACAAGAAATTGAACATCGACTTCAACTGCCCGAAAATCAAGATAAATGGGTCACGGTTATTTTTCAACGCGATGAAAAAGTCATTACTATCACTATTATTGATCAAGGTGTGGGGTTTGATTGGGAACCTTATTTAGACATGACCACCTCGCGCGCGGCGCACAGTCATGGTCGTGGAATTGCATTGGCAAATCAATTAAGTTTTGATGAATTAATTTATTTAGAACCTGGAAATTCGGTTATTGGGAAAATTTTTCTTACAGAAGATGAATAATTATTATGTTAACAGACGTATTTCAACAAGCCAACCAATTAGTTACCGACATCCAAATTCATTTACCGATCACTTTAAATTTACTGGCATTAATGTGGGGTATGCATCTTATTAATTTCGCCTTGGGTTATCGACTGACAATTTTAGGAATTTATCCGCGTCATATTGTGGGTTTAATCGGAATTATTTTTGCACCTTTTCTACACGCTAATTTTAATCATATCTTTTTTAATTCGATTCCCTTATTTGTGTTAGCAAACCTAGTTCTCTTGAGTGGAGTAACATCATTTATCGTCGTAAGTCTGATCATTATTTTTTGCAGTGGATTTATGGTCTGGCTTGTCGGTAGAAAAGCGTTGCATGTCGGCGCCAGTGCTTTAGTGATGGGTTATTGGGGATATTTATTAATGAACGCTATTCATCAAAGTACCATAGTGACTATTTTATTAGGTTTTGTCAGTATTTTTTATTTCGGTAGTTTATTAGCGTATTTATTGCCCGCGGGTAAAGGTGAATCCTGGGAAGGTCATGTGGCGGGATTTGTGGCAGGCATCATTGCCGTTTATTTAACGCCGTGGGCAATGCAATATTATTTATGATAATCTTAGTAATTCCATCTCTTTCACTTTTTTCTAGGTGTTATCATGTTCAGGAATGCGGATAATTTTGCAGGTTTTTTAGCGGCTGCCATGCTTTTTTTTACGCTCAACACCTTGGCTGCAACTTTTGTAGCAATGCCAATCCCGCCCCAGATTAAACAACAAATGATTGGCAGTACCTGGCACCCAGGTTGTCCATTAAATATTAATCAATTAAGCTTATTACGCTTGAGTTATTGGGGATTTGATAAGCAGTCGCATGAGGGCACATTAATTATTAATCACCATTTAGCCCCACAAGTTCTCGCTATATTTCGCGAGTTATATCTGCAACATTTTCCCATTGAGAGTATGCAATTAATTGAAGACTACCAAGGAAAAGAGCGTCTACAATTAGAAAAAATCAATACCACGGGATTTAATTGTCGAAAAATGGTGAGTAACGGTAAACAATATTCTTTACACAGTTATGGTATCGCGATTGATTTAAATCCCTGGCAAAATCCCTATGTTGCAAAAAATTCCGTGATCCCTCAAGGGTCTGATGCTTATCGCGATCGTCAATCATTACGGCCAGGGATGATTAATAAAAATAGTTTAGTATATGCAATTTTTTCGCGACACGGTTGGCAATGGGGCGGGGATTGGAAAAACGTTAAAGATTACATGCATTTTGAACGCAGAAATTTTTAAGTGCTATTCTTCGCGCTTTAATGTTGCCTTTTTTATCTAGCGCAAGCTACGAAAGCTTGTCTTCATGCTACATTATTTCGATTCTTTACCTCGGTATATCACTTATCATCGAATTGTTTTGCGCTTAGATTTTTTTAGAGGAAAAATCATGATATTTTTATTCTCGTCTGCACAGGATTTTAAATTTTTATAGATCGATTTTATCGATCATGGTTAATTTCTTACAAATAAAGTAGTCAATTTTCTAAATTTTAGATTCTAAAAGTGCCTTTAACAGAAAAAACAGCAAAAATAAATAAAATTTAAAAATATTTTTTCTAATTTATAAATTATCTGATATAATCAAAATGCTAAATTAATATTCAGGAGAAATTGACATGTCAAAGGCACTATTAGCTGCAAAGCAAAGAGTGAAAAAGCTTAAGCAAAAGTTGGATGCTGCTGAAAAGCAAGTCACCACTTTAGAAAGCAAAGAAACTTCTAAAGCTGCGAAAAAAACGAGTGGTAAAACCAAAGTTGCTAAAAAAGCAACTCGTGGTAGAAAACCAGGCGTTAAAAAAGCCGCTGGCAAAAAAACTGCCGTTAAAAAAGTGGCTAA
Protein-coding sequences here:
- a CDS encoding response regulator yields the protein MVNEPENSINIDSVEAELQDWKSILDAEIRAQRILEFFPKLVERSDDIFWVRTPDLLQQIYVSPAFEKIFQEKCADLYQNPAILAEKILPEDAEKMFNQQVEKFIPQHFQRNERFTNDYRICLKDGEIRWLRDYSFPIQNDAGKCLAIAGICRDVTEEKLREHELQEARMRAEAANIAKAEFLATMSHELRTPLNIILGMADLLSNDEITPEQQLRAKHIYRAGKNLLTLINDVLDFSRLEAGRIQFENSQFDVSGLIEDLIESFQEAKTSEHLELSAELDPGLPKLVYGDENRVRQIIINLLSNALKFTEQGFVKIRARAENCNENSVTVVFEVIDSGIGIPEISQDTIFERFHKLDQKLQKRYNGAGLGLAITKQLVEKMQGTISVTSQVHVGSTFSVRLPFALNPIRQRFGQPENLMAKIPLNLRILLVEDDVLNQEIMLSLLKPCQAKIDFALTGELALEMLKNPYDLILLDIDLPGISGLEVCKRFRNLQVAHREIPVIAVTAHILPDDRELYREAGINEIVAKPIIKENLFMTILHCVTNIN
- a CDS encoding diiron oxygenase, which gives rise to MDDNHAKVAGSSLEFSNAYRSKQGIWEKNATVRNRPYHVLQLNPEKPYFFPLERQPLCIHPLVQQRKPSIIEYILQQSAYKFMHDITLIEMECVNKVAHKIAYNHYHYSFPQALKIDALTIVLDETYHAYVALDFMLQMENLTHIPPLNLPQQLQFAQSLQLSQALLDPKLQDALEIMAVCIAENTITKSLVEIKQDHEHVNPHFNTLNAEHLSDEGRHANIFSYILTWLWEQLTSQDQLSVGSVLPHFIIHYLQSDIQKSFDEQILNACDFSKDEIKLIMNDIYLDDDSLRIRHYHPLVKNIIRILENSNILNHQAVYSHFHTQGLVPS
- a CDS encoding TetR/AcrR family transcriptional regulator encodes the protein MAKKRTSQEELTTKAAELFSVRGYQNTSIADIAGFCGIRKSSVYHYFSSKVELAKTTVTIETQALKLLIQTAMQMESPYSALKNLTQHLQNILFNQTQNGVVFKLAIEYTNLDGELKELVQAYFQELHQAYKTLFSKIPSENPNHDARDLIDLGMGSALMNPILKAHSAQHLLEKLDQLVEKASALH
- a CDS encoding non-ribosomal peptide synthetase — encoded protein: MRITKSYSKLKLPYLTRLSIAEITSTFMALCLRWHDRIDGCVLMTKEDLSTALEVDVRHNTHYNDYKKNLEHQVNIFIAENKTNSPPLAHSSYLARISLISDMDNVPDYEGLQLVITSENAIIKKIHLYYPHQVYPVKIIQQFISSFYTLYREIQHHTPQPFFNLPLISPKNRQRLLALGTNIPAKKSPAHTVLDLFQKNVKNFPHQLAVSDEETSLTYAELNDYALQLAKIIQAKVPDTTCFIPFYSDKNVEAIIMILAILKAGFAYVPIALNSPPQRIQHYLNFLEAPLLLTQPAFADDLKKLGCELLVTDDNCLDGTDKLLLQPKKQSLCYAIFTSGTTGEPKLIPVSHAALADLILPNQPFNISSHDTVGQALNLAFDGAVIELWSALAHGAQVFLLNSESLLNPYQFASTLQSQHINKLILTPALFAKIIAELPTAFASLDHLALGGDTVPLHLVNTLFQHTSNHFQFTNFYGPAEAIVATTACTLRKNEALPSIIPIGKPITHRQCLVLDSHQQLLPPGAIGELYIGAPHLAEGYLGNPDLTAEKFITLPQFSTLHYFKSGDLVRWNAHQQLEFVGRNDRQIKFHGFRIELKEIEHCLLNYPRLKQCHVVLQQTHAEPLIIAYCVGDTTELSLSAIVEFLQQRLAGYMLPQQIIFVDELPLTVNGKIDTSRLALPTQHINFTRNTSSHTLEDKIGAIWQEILNRPTITANDNFFNLGGHSLRAVQIVTRLQRDLKLHCPIRAVFEYPIFQDFCEFIHNNSARSIKP
- a CDS encoding integration host factor subunit alpha, which codes for MTITKADIAKYLSEQMNIPQIEAKEYIEIFLDEIKSVLEQGDSVKLPGFGTFEVRHKKSRIGGNLRAGETTIVKARSIVSFKAGKNLKAKPVSEDVDHSEVTSA
- a CDS encoding M15 family metallopeptidase encodes the protein MFRNADNFAGFLAAAMLFFTLNTLAATFVAMPIPPQIKQQMIGSTWHPGCPLNINQLSLLRLSYWGFDKQSHEGTLIINHHLAPQVLAIFRELYLQHFPIESMQLIEDYQGKERLQLEKINTTGFNCRKMVSNGKQYSLHSYGIAIDLNPWQNPYVAKNSVIPQGSDAYRDRQSLRPGMINKNSLVYAIFSRHGWQWGGDWKNVKDYMHFERRNF
- a CDS encoding response regulator, translating into MNPHSKILIVDDDALMRELLCDYLQNAGYSALTAACIEEGWQIILNQPQQISTLLLDRMLPDGDGLSLLKRVREIPTLAGLPIITISAVGEAERIREGLQAGTYYYLTKPVNSEVLITLIQTAQQDWQDYQSLHHEIANRAGSMLLLDKAQYRFKTLAESRMLAVSLSSACPHPNDVVIGLSDLLLNAIEHGNLGITYREKTKLLKANTWQQEIEHRLQLPENQDKWVTVIFQRDEKVITITIIDQGVGFDWEPYLDMTTSRAAHSHGRGIALANQLSFDELIYLEPGNSVIGKIFLTEDE
- a CDS encoding rhomboid family intramembrane serine protease, producing the protein MLTDVFQQANQLVTDIQIHLPITLNLLALMWGMHLINFALGYRLTILGIYPRHIVGLIGIIFAPFLHANFNHIFFNSIPLFVLANLVLLSGVTSFIVVSLIIIFCSGFMVWLVGRKALHVGASALVMGYWGYLLMNAIHQSTIVTILLGFVSIFYFGSLLAYLLPAGKGESWEGHVAGFVAGIIAVYLTPWAMQYYL